A genomic segment from Lineus longissimus chromosome 15, tnLinLong1.2, whole genome shotgun sequence encodes:
- the LOC135499932 gene encoding uncharacterized protein LOC135499932, translating to MAAEKDKIEKRQKFLEKCELLDTGVVRSLYDECLKLGIRSAFRSIKSLLSSQVTGAYSLLNTTDEEEIIETIPYVAWQFKKEKTDVDVLMLVSGVLTRSFEYEIDPLVMLETLKAAPNHMNNYANYTRVADADKGKDINLYVGNNSLKRDDLNTLKPEACLNDQVTHAYLDILSKEVNTEKPTVHVLPSFLAVMWEKNDTSSWLYKQVQIKYMYQTALCIRHPQHVSDTPKIMWHFEFFILIQSLPFFVYFQIPLSKFKWVLLPICTNEHWVLLVADMVNHSVGVLDSLDLPDRRFELYLTSWRLFMIARGDDTEWTVAKYMCSKQDDNTSCGVFVMMNAESLLKGVPPFVMRQWHCDGYRRYALGKLLSHAKTNDEIICDMPFCNKPSGEDIAWLQCDYCNRWFHNECVALAETPAVYKCLICMVY from the exons ATGGCTGCAGAAAAAGACAAGATTGAAAAGAGACAGAAGTTCTTAGAAAAGTGTGAGCTGCTTGATACTGGAGTTGTACGCAGTTTGTATGACGAGTGCCTCAAACTTGGGATAAGGTCTGCATTTCGTAGTATTAAGAGTCTCTTGTCGAGCCAGGTTACTGGTGCCTACTCCCTCCTGAATACTACCGAcgaggaagaaataattgaAACAATCCCTTACGTTGCCTGGCAGTTCAAAAAAGAAAAGACTGATGTAGATGTGCTGATGTTGGTTTCTGGTGTTCTTACCAGATCGTTTGAATATGAAATTGACCCATTGGTGATGTTGGAAACGTTGAAAGCAGCCCCAAACCACATGAATAACTATGCCAACTACACAAGGGTAGCTGATGCAGATAAGGGAAAAGACATCAACCTTtatgtcggcaacaacagtttGAAGAGAGATGACCTAAACACACTGAAACCAGAGGCGTGTTTAAATGATCAG GTCACCCATGCATACCTTGATATCTTGTCGAAGGAAGTGAATACGGAGAAACCAACAGTTCATGTTCTTCCAAGCTTCCTGGCCGTGATGTGGGAGAAGAATGACACATCTTCTTGGTTATATAAGCAGGTACAGAT caaatacatgtatcagacAGCCCTATGTATCAGACACCCCCAACATGTATCAGACACCCCCAAAATTATGTGGcattttgagttttttattCTCATTCAGTCATTGCCATTCTTTGTGTATTTTCAGATTCCACTGAGTAAGTTCAAATGGGTTCTTTTGCCCATTTGCACTAATGAACACTGGGTTCTCCTAGTTGCTGATATGGTAAATCATTCCGTTGGTGTGTTGGATTCACTGGATTTGCCTGACAGAAGATTCGAGTTGTACTTAACATCTTGGAG GTTATTCATGATTGCACGCGGTGACGACACTGAATGGACTGTGGCAAAGTACATGTGTAGCAAGCAGGATGATAACACAAGTTGTGGGGTGTTTGTCATGATG AATGCAGAGTCGCTGTTGAAAGGTGTTCCTCCGTTTGTGATGAGGCAGTGGCATTGTGATGGTTACCGAAGATACGCCCTAGGAAAACTACTAAGTCATGCCAAAACGAATGATGAAATCATCTGCGATATGCCATTCTGCAACAAGCCATCAGGAGAGGATATTGCATGGTTGCAATGTGACTACTGCAATCGGTGGTTCCACAATGAATGTGTTGCGTTAGCTGAAACTCCAGCCGTTTACAAGTGCCTTATTTGTATGGTGTACTAG